Proteins encoded by one window of Psychromonas sp. L1A2:
- a CDS encoding phosphoadenylyl-sulfate reductase, with the protein MPNTLVLDHLLTLSKAEQKIALAEVNTLLETKTAQERVQWAVENLESEFVLSSSFGIQAAVCLHMITAVKADTPIILTDTGYLFPETYQFIDDLTKQLNLNLKIYSAQHSPAWQEARYGKLWDQGVDGLTKYNLINKVEPMKRALKELNAKTWFSGLRRSQSSSREDLPVLSIQNNCFKFLPIIDWSNKEVHYYLEENGLSYHPLWEQGYVSVGDVQTSRPLELGMSEEETRFFGLKRECGLHEDPIEEQGSGI; encoded by the coding sequence ATGCCTAACACCTTAGTTCTAGACCATCTATTAACACTTTCTAAAGCAGAGCAAAAAATCGCTCTCGCTGAAGTTAATACGTTATTAGAAACAAAGACAGCTCAAGAGCGTGTCCAATGGGCAGTCGAGAATTTAGAAAGTGAATTTGTTTTATCATCAAGCTTTGGAATACAAGCTGCTGTATGTTTGCATATGATCACAGCGGTCAAAGCTGATACACCTATTATTTTGACGGATACAGGATACTTATTTCCTGAAACCTATCAATTTATTGATGATTTAACAAAGCAACTTAACTTAAACCTAAAAATTTACAGTGCACAGCACAGTCCAGCATGGCAAGAAGCTCGTTATGGTAAATTATGGGATCAAGGCGTAGATGGTTTAACTAAGTACAATTTGATCAATAAAGTTGAGCCAATGAAACGTGCATTGAAAGAATTAAATGCTAAAACATGGTTCTCTGGTTTACGTCGTTCACAATCATCAAGTCGTGAAGACTTGCCGGTTTTAAGCATTCAAAATAACTGCTTTAAATTTTTACCGATTATCGACTGGAGTAACAAAGAAGTACATTACTACCTAGAAGAAAACGGTTTAAGTTACCATCCATTATGGGAGCAAGGTTATGTCTCAGTAGGCGATGTACAAACATCACGCCCACTTGAATTAGGCATGAGTGAAGAAGAAACACGCTTCTTTGGCTTAAAACGTGAATGTGGATTACACGAAGATCCAATTGAAGAACAAGGTAGTGGTATTTAA
- a CDS encoding tetratricopeptide repeat protein gives MKKIIQSLLIFSLLNSVTAIAEDYEVIQVYTQDELNSLIKKNKHLQRVKADDCQLVQDIKAHALKIQEPSYVFLWGDMLAWGVCVERDATLGMYYIDQAAKQGLLAAIEQLGRYYNNGTLVIKDKDKATRYFREAALQGYLPAKISYIKLLDQGYGSPLDYEDAYRALNSSVIVNPKTKKEAERLLAKLAKKMPGYAIANARKNYND, from the coding sequence ATGAAAAAAATAATACAATCACTACTAATATTTAGTTTATTAAATAGCGTAACAGCGATTGCTGAAGATTATGAAGTGATACAGGTATATACCCAAGATGAACTCAATTCGCTGATTAAAAAAAATAAGCATTTACAAAGAGTAAAAGCAGATGATTGCCAATTAGTACAAGATATCAAAGCGCATGCACTGAAGATACAAGAACCCTCTTACGTATTTTTATGGGGTGATATGCTTGCTTGGGGCGTTTGTGTAGAGCGTGATGCAACGTTAGGCATGTATTATATAGATCAAGCTGCTAAACAAGGTTTATTGGCAGCGATAGAACAATTAGGGCGTTATTACAATAACGGTACTTTGGTTATTAAAGACAAAGATAAAGCCACAAGGTATTTCAGAGAAGCCGCATTGCAAGGTTACTTACCTGCAAAAATTAGTTATATCAAATTACTAGATCAAGGTTACGGCAGTCCACTTGATTATGAAGATGCATACAGGGCTTTAAATAGCAGCGTCATTGTAAATCCAAAAACCAAAAAAGAAGCGGAAAGATTATTAGCTAAATTAGCTAAAAAAATGCCTGGCTACGCCATTGCCAATGCACGAAAAAATTACAACGATTAA